A stretch of Coccidioides posadasii str. Silveira chromosome 2, complete sequence DNA encodes these proteins:
- a CDS encoding uncharacterized protein (EggNog:ENOG410PHZV~COG:Q~BUSCO:10401at33183): MTNDCEDHGQNGTVRPGMAPRGPSSPPNEEKNPIDASQRPLFLGTKRRLPEFILTDKVVLVSGAARGLGLTQAEALLEAGATVYALDRLEEPVSFYSIPCKDPASWWPALTIISYQSPDFYRIQKRAIEELGTKLHYRQIDVRNAEELNKIVEDIANEQGRLDGLIAAAGIQQETPALEYTAKDANTMFEVNITGVFMTAQAVAKQMIRFGNGGSIVMIASMSGKVANRGLICPAYNASKAGVIQLGRNLAAEWGVHGIRVNTISPGYIVTAMVEQLFLEYPERKTQWPKENMLGRLSNPAEYRGAAVFLISDASSFMTGSDLRIDGGHAAW; this comes from the exons ATGACAAACGATTGTGAAGACCATGGTCAAAACGGCACCGTGAGACCAGGGATGGCGCCCCGCGGCCCAAGCAGCCCACCAAACGAAGAAAAGAACCCCATCGATGCGTCTCAACGGCCCTTATTCCTAGGAACCAAGAGAAGACTCCCCGAATTCATCCTCACCGACAAAGTCGTCCTTGTTTCCGGTGCCGCAAGGGGCCTCGGTCTGACCCAGGCGGAGGCGTTGTTGGAAGCGGGCGCTACTGTTTATGCGCTCGACAGGCTTGAGGAGCCAGTAAGTTTCTACTCTATACCATGTAAAGACCCTGCTTCGTGGTGGCCTGCCCTTACGATCATCTCGTATCAGTCACCAGACTTCTATCGTATCCAGAAGCGAGCCATAGAGGAGCTCGGAACGAAATTGCATTATCGCCAGATCGATGTGCGCAATGCAGAGGAGCTCAACAAAATTGTCGAAGACATCGCCAATGAACAGGGCCGTCTGGATGGCTTGATCGCAGCCGCCGGCATCCAACAGGAGACACCCGCGTTGGAATACACAGCCAAGGACGCCAACACAATGTTCGAGGTGAACATCACGGGCGTATTTATGACTGCTCAGGCGGTTGCAAAACAGATGATTCGGTTCGGAAACGGCGGAAGCATTGTCATGATCGCAAGCATGAGCGGCAAGGTTGCGAACAGA GGTCTGATTTGTCCGGCGTACAACGCGAGCAAGGCTGGCGTGATCCAGCTGGGTCGAAACCTTGCCGCCGAATGGGGTGTGCACGGAATTCGTGTCAACACGATATCCCCCGGCTATATCGTCACTGCTATGGTCGAACAACTCTTCCTTGAATATCCAGAACGCAAGACCCAGTGGCCCAAGGAAAATATGCTTGGTCGGCTGAGCAACCCGGCCGAATATCGGGGCGCAGCCGTATTTTTAATCAGCGATGCAAGCAGTTTCATGACTGGGAGTGACTTGAGAATCGATGGGGGACATGCTGCATGGTGA
- the PLB1 gene encoding Lysophospholipase 1 (SECRETED:SignalP(1-25)~EggNog:ENOG410PFXA~COG:I~BUSCO:3521at33183), giving the protein MRPIGAAVNALLTAALLAGTAGASAIPLDSNVHIRALPNAPNGYTPANVPCPANRPTVRSAASVSPEEARWLEKRRKKAMSALAGFFGHVSIPDFDAVAYIGKYAENLAQLPNIGIAVSGGGYRALMNGAGAIKAFDSRTAGSTSKGHLGGLLQSATYLSGLSGGGWLVGSLYLNNETSVDALTSGMEGKAWDFHRSIFQGPKFTGSTFLDVLRYYAQLQSAVAGKQDAGYKVSITDYWGRALSYQFINAKEGGPSYTWSSISLSSDFQNAEYPMPIILADGRNPGEKLILGNATVFEFNPWEFGTFDPTIFGFVPLEYLGSKFQGGVLPSNESCVRGFDNAGYIMGTSSSLFNEFALRLDEVDIPKFIKDELRKILKALGDENNDIADYSPNPFYQYATGTSPFAGVLSLPLVDGGEDGQNIPLHPLIQPARKVDVIFAIDSSANTKNNWPNGSSLVAAYKRSLDPSGIANGTSFPAVPDVNTFVNLGLNTRPTFFGCDSSNTTKPTPLVVYIPNYPYTTWSNISTFTLATPNETRDAIIKNGYDVATMGGTTGEKEWPTCVGCAILSRSFERTGTAMPAACQECFKKHCWDGTVNSATPADYAPSVGPPSAGAKSAASARIRASPSKHSVVVFSVVVLGIAASW; this is encoded by the exons ATGAGACCTATCGGGGCCGCTGTCAATGCCCTCTTAACGGCCGCTCTGCTTGCAG GCACGGCTGGGGCATCCGCAATTCCATTGGATTCAAACGTACATATCCGAGCTCTGCCTAATGCTCCGAATGGCTATACTCCCGCGAATGTGCCTTGTCCCGCCAATCGTCCGACTGTTCGGAGTGCCGCCAGCGTTTCTCCGGAAGAAGCCCGTTGgctggagaagagaaggaagaaggcCATGTCGGCACTGGCTGGCTTCTTCGGTCATGTATCTATCCCCGATTTTGATGCAGTGGCCTATATCGGGAAGTATGCCGAAAATCTTGCTCAGCTGCCGAACATTGGGATCGCCGTGTCTGGAGGAGGATATAGAGCTTTGATGAATGGTGCCGGCGCCATAAAGGCGTTTGACTCTCGTACCGCGGGTTCGACATCTAAAGGTCACCTCGGTGGTCTTCTGCAGTCGGCGACCTATTTATCAGGTTTGAGTGGCGGAGGATGGTTGGTCGGCTCTCTGTATTTGAATAACGAGACATCCGTGGATGCCTTGACAAGTGGCATGGAGGGAAAGGCATGGGACTTTCACCGTTCTATCTTTCAGGGCCCCAAATTCACCGGTTCCACCTTCCTAGACGTCCTCCGGTACTACGCGCAGCTTCAAAGCGCCGTGGCTGGGAAACAAGACGCCGGATATAAAGTTTCTATTACGGATTACTG GGGGCGCGCTCTCTCCTACCAGTTTATTAATGCAAAAGAAGGTGGTCCTTCATATACGTGGTCTTCGATCTCACTGAGCTCAGATTTCCAGAATGCTGAATACCCAATGCCAATCATTCTCGCCGATGGACGGAACCCGGGAGAGAAGCTTATCCTCGGAAATGCTACTGTATTCGAGTTTAATCCGTGGGAGTTCGGTACTTTTGATCCAACAATTTTCGGCTTCGTCCCTCTTGAATATCTTGGCTCCAAGTTTCAAGGTGGGGTCCTTCCTAGCAACGAATCGTGTGTCCGCGGCTTTGACAACGCTGGGTATATAATGGgcacatcttcttcactcTTCAATGAATTTGCCCTTCGTCTGGACGAGGTCGACATACCAAAGTTCATCAAAGATGAGCTACGAAAGATTCTGAAGGCCCTTGGAGACGAAAATAATGACATCGCAGACTATAGCCCTAACCCGTTCTATCAATATGCGACCGGGACATCTCCGTTCGCTGGCGTTCTATCTCTCCCCCTTGTTGACGGTGGAGAGGATGGTCAAAATATCCCTCTTCATCCGCTAATTCAGCCGGCGAGAAAGGTTGACGTGATCTTTGCCATCGACTCTTCTGCAAATACCAAGAACAATTGGCCAAACGGAAGTTCCCTAGTAGCTGCTTATAAGAGAAGTTTGGACCCGTCTGGAATTGCCAACGGAACATCGTTCCCTGCAGTGCCGGACGTAAACACATTTGTGAACCTTGGGCTAAATACGAGGCCCACATTCTTCGGCTGCGATAGCTCGAACACCACCAAGCCTACCCCTCTCGTTGTTTATATTCCAAACTATCCGTACACGACCTGGTCTAACATTTCCACCTTTACCCTAGCTACCCCGAATGAGACTCGGGATGCAATCATCAAAAACGGCTATGATGTGGCTACCATGGGCGGCACCACCGGAGAAAAGGAGTGGCCCACCTGCGTTGGATGCGCTATCTTGAGTCGGTCGTTTGAGAGGACAGGCACCGCGATGCCGGCTGCCTGCCAGGAATGCTTCAAGAAACATTGTTGGGATGGAACTGTCAATAGCGCCACTCCGGCGGACTATGCCCCGAGTGTGGGACCACCCAGCGCAGGTGCAAAGAGCGCCGCATCTGCTAGGATTCGCGCCTCTCCAAGTAAGCACAGTGTTGTTGTCTTTTCCGTTGTTGTTCTAGGCATTGCGGCGTCTTGGTGA